Proteins from a single region of Hordeum vulgare subsp. vulgare chromosome 6H, MorexV3_pseudomolecules_assembly, whole genome shotgun sequence:
- the LOC123404714 gene encoding alpha-1,3-arabinosyltransferase XAT3-like isoform X2, producing MKKAGRNESGKKAMSRGGGAAVACLLLLPLLVLAVLKTDFMPQQLIHVGEASIAQDGDESSVPGGVEGAIWQPRQQQLVAKSKAAHDPVVEAPTSPNVVRANRDHKIKKGFLAMNGGMDGALIKSDGDVVAAPTRSKLSCNLSSYRTNMCAMQGDVRVHGKAATVYVVSASDDNRPDNGTITIRPYPRKWETPTMQLVREVTIRWRAPPGPGAPRCTVTYDVPAVVFSTGGYGVNIFHAITDIIIPLYNTAREYDGRVRLIATNYDRKWIAKYRHALSLISIYPIIDLDADNEVRCFPSAHVGTESHKELGIDSALSGKGYTMMGFRGLIRSAYSLKREWVTPINHGSKPRLVMVLRRNSRALTNEAQVVAAAAEVGFEVVAAGPEVVRDLGKFAETVNSCDVLVGVHGAGLTNMVFLPRNGTVLQIVPWGEMKWPAWTSYGEPVAPMGLRYAEYEVTAEETTLKDVYPRNHTVFTDPVSIHKQGFNMLWETFLNGQNLTLDVHRFTGVLQHIYQSLLPSHN from the exons ATGAAGAAGGCCGGGAGGAACGAGAGCGGTAAGAAGGCTAtgagcagaggaggaggagcggcCGTCGCGTGTCTTCTGCTGCTTCCTCTCTTGGTCCTCGCCGTGCTCAAGACAGACTTCATGCCGCAGCAGCTTATTCACG TTGGAGAGGCCAGCATTGCCCAAGATGGAGATGAATCATCGGTCCCAGGGGGTGTAGAGGGTGCAATATGGCAGCCGCGGCAACAACAACTTGTAGCCAAGTCGAAAGCTGCGCATG ATCCGGTCGTCGAAGCACCCACTTCGCCGAACGTCGTCCGTGCCAACAGAG ATCACAAAATTAAGAAGGGGTTCCTAGCCATGAACGGGGGAATGGATGGTGCTTTGATAAAATCAG ATGGTGATGTCGTAGCGGCACCAACAAGGAGCAAGTTAAGTTGCAACTTGAGCAGTTATCGCACCAACATGTGTGCCATGCAAGGTGACGTCCGTGTGCACGGCAAAGCCGCCACCGTGTACGTCGTCTCGGCGTCCGACGACAACCGGCCAGACAATGGGACGATCACGATCCGCCCGTACCCGCGCAAATGGGAGACGCCGACGATGCAGCTGGTCCGTGAGGTGACCATCCGCTGGAGAGCACCACCGGGACCGGGTGCGCCGCGGTGCACGGTGACCTACGACGTCCCGGCGGTGGTCTTCTCCACCGGTGGCTACGgcgtcaacatcttccacgccatCACCGACATCATCATCCCTCTCTACAACACGGCACGGGAGTACGATGGCCGCGTCCGGCTTATAGCCACTAACTACGACCGCAAATGGATCGCCAAGTATCGGCACGCCCTCTCCCTCATCTCCATCTACCCTATCATCGACTTGGACGCCGACAACGAGGTGCGCTGCTTCCCGTCGGCGCACGTCGGAACCGAGAGCCACAAGGAGCTAGGGATTGACTCGGCTCTCTCCGGCAAGGGCTACACGATGATGGGGTTCCGGGGCCTAATCCGGTCGGCTTACTCTCTGAAGCGTGAGTGGGTGACCCCCATAAACCATGGCAGCAAGCCTCGACTCGTGATGGTGCTGCGGAGGAACTCGAGGGCGCTGACGAACGAGGCGCAAGTTGTGGCAGCTGCCGCGGAGGTTGGCTTCGAGGTGGTAGCTGCGGGGCCGGAGGTGGTGCGTGACCTGGGCAAGTTCGCGGAGACGGTGAACTCGTGCGACGTGTTGGTGGGCGTGCATGGTGCGGGGCTCACCAACATGGTGTTCCTCCCGCGCAACGGCACGGTGCTGCAGATCGTCCCTTGGGGCGAGATGAAGTGGCCGGCCTGGACCTCCTACGGCGAGCCCGTGGCTCCCATGGGTCTTCGGTACGCCGAGTACGAGGTCACCGCCGAGGAGACCACGCTCAAGGACGTGTACCCGAGGAACCACACCGTCTTCACCGATCCCGTCTCCATACACAAACAGGGATTCAACATGCTGTGGGAGACGTTTCTCAACGGCCAGAACCTCACCCTCGACGTTCACCGCTTCACAGGGGTCCTGCAGCACATCTACCAATCCCTTTTACCATCACATAATTAA
- the LOC123404714 gene encoding beta-1,2-xylosyltransferase XYXT1-like isoform X1 → MKKAGRNESGKKAMSRGGGAAVACLLLLPLLVLAVLKTDFMPQQLIHVGEASIAQDGDESSVPGGVEGAIWQPRQQQLVAKSKAAHDPVVEAPTSPNVVRANRGGGRMGMIDHKIKKGFLAMNGGMDGALIKSDGDVVAAPTRSKLSCNLSSYRTNMCAMQGDVRVHGKAATVYVVSASDDNRPDNGTITIRPYPRKWETPTMQLVREVTIRWRAPPGPGAPRCTVTYDVPAVVFSTGGYGVNIFHAITDIIIPLYNTAREYDGRVRLIATNYDRKWIAKYRHALSLISIYPIIDLDADNEVRCFPSAHVGTESHKELGIDSALSGKGYTMMGFRGLIRSAYSLKREWVTPINHGSKPRLVMVLRRNSRALTNEAQVVAAAAEVGFEVVAAGPEVVRDLGKFAETVNSCDVLVGVHGAGLTNMVFLPRNGTVLQIVPWGEMKWPAWTSYGEPVAPMGLRYAEYEVTAEETTLKDVYPRNHTVFTDPVSIHKQGFNMLWETFLNGQNLTLDVHRFTGVLQHIYQSLLPSHN, encoded by the exons ATGAAGAAGGCCGGGAGGAACGAGAGCGGTAAGAAGGCTAtgagcagaggaggaggagcggcCGTCGCGTGTCTTCTGCTGCTTCCTCTCTTGGTCCTCGCCGTGCTCAAGACAGACTTCATGCCGCAGCAGCTTATTCACG TTGGAGAGGCCAGCATTGCCCAAGATGGAGATGAATCATCGGTCCCAGGGGGTGTAGAGGGTGCAATATGGCAGCCGCGGCAACAACAACTTGTAGCCAAGTCGAAAGCTGCGCATG ATCCGGTCGTCGAAGCACCCACTTCGCCGAACGTCGTCCGTGCCAACAGAG GTGGTGGGAGGATGGGCATGATTG ATCACAAAATTAAGAAGGGGTTCCTAGCCATGAACGGGGGAATGGATGGTGCTTTGATAAAATCAG ATGGTGATGTCGTAGCGGCACCAACAAGGAGCAAGTTAAGTTGCAACTTGAGCAGTTATCGCACCAACATGTGTGCCATGCAAGGTGACGTCCGTGTGCACGGCAAAGCCGCCACCGTGTACGTCGTCTCGGCGTCCGACGACAACCGGCCAGACAATGGGACGATCACGATCCGCCCGTACCCGCGCAAATGGGAGACGCCGACGATGCAGCTGGTCCGTGAGGTGACCATCCGCTGGAGAGCACCACCGGGACCGGGTGCGCCGCGGTGCACGGTGACCTACGACGTCCCGGCGGTGGTCTTCTCCACCGGTGGCTACGgcgtcaacatcttccacgccatCACCGACATCATCATCCCTCTCTACAACACGGCACGGGAGTACGATGGCCGCGTCCGGCTTATAGCCACTAACTACGACCGCAAATGGATCGCCAAGTATCGGCACGCCCTCTCCCTCATCTCCATCTACCCTATCATCGACTTGGACGCCGACAACGAGGTGCGCTGCTTCCCGTCGGCGCACGTCGGAACCGAGAGCCACAAGGAGCTAGGGATTGACTCGGCTCTCTCCGGCAAGGGCTACACGATGATGGGGTTCCGGGGCCTAATCCGGTCGGCTTACTCTCTGAAGCGTGAGTGGGTGACCCCCATAAACCATGGCAGCAAGCCTCGACTCGTGATGGTGCTGCGGAGGAACTCGAGGGCGCTGACGAACGAGGCGCAAGTTGTGGCAGCTGCCGCGGAGGTTGGCTTCGAGGTGGTAGCTGCGGGGCCGGAGGTGGTGCGTGACCTGGGCAAGTTCGCGGAGACGGTGAACTCGTGCGACGTGTTGGTGGGCGTGCATGGTGCGGGGCTCACCAACATGGTGTTCCTCCCGCGCAACGGCACGGTGCTGCAGATCGTCCCTTGGGGCGAGATGAAGTGGCCGGCCTGGACCTCCTACGGCGAGCCCGTGGCTCCCATGGGTCTTCGGTACGCCGAGTACGAGGTCACCGCCGAGGAGACCACGCTCAAGGACGTGTACCCGAGGAACCACACCGTCTTCACCGATCCCGTCTCCATACACAAACAGGGATTCAACATGCTGTGGGAGACGTTTCTCAACGGCCAGAACCTCACCCTCGACGTTCACCGCTTCACAGGGGTCCTGCAGCACATCTACCAATCCCTTTTACCATCACATAATTAA